Proteins from one Mustela erminea isolate mMusErm1 chromosome 20, mMusErm1.Pri, whole genome shotgun sequence genomic window:
- the SRRM2 gene encoding serine/arginine repetitive matrix protein 2 isoform X10 → MYIGPCGAASHTRGQVGLPWPSSTTRPSPSKGRDSLSVPPPLHPVPCPLGHSVDGVRADGSRSPRKPIDSLRDSRSLSYSPAERRRPSPQPSPRDQQSSSERGSRRGQRGDSRSPGHKRRRETPSPRPVRHRSSRSP, encoded by the exons ATGTACATCGGTCCTTGTGGGGCTGCTTCCCATACACGGGGCCAAGTGGGCCTCCCTTGGCCTTCCTCCACCACCAGACCGAGCCCCTCCAAGGGCAGGGACTCTTTATCTGTGCCTCCCCCGCTGCACCCCGTGCCCTGCCCACTGGGGCACTCGGTGGATGGTGTGCGGGCGGATGG GTCCCGTAGCCCCCGGAAGCCAATAGACTCCCTCCGAGACTCTCGGTCCCTCAGCTACTCACCTGCGGAGCGCCGCCGCCCCTCACCCCAACCCTCGCCACGGGACCAGCAGAG CAGCAGCGAGCGGGGTTCCCGCAGAGGCCAGCGTGGGGACAGCCGCTCCCCGGGCCACAAGCGCAGGAGGGAGACGCCCAGCCCCCGTCCCGTGCGGCACCGCTCCTCCAG GTCTCCTtga